From Trueperella pecoris, a single genomic window includes:
- a CDS encoding class C sortase has product MHITQATAEPKLESRAEAAARSKKNGMLMPIFVVLIGITVLLYPVIATQWNNIQQQEVASEYKSFVKEADTSQLEDSLKRAHEYNKNRTVGPILDPWTARLSDDNEPYKEYLEQLNLSGTMARIVIPSIHVDLPVFHGTRPDTLEQGVGHLFGTDLPIGGKNTHSVLTGHTGLQTATLFDNLKNVKEGDSIYIDVYGQKLRYVVYGTEVVLPEEAENLYKVESKDLLTLITCTPYGINSHRLLVHAERAPMDEQAAQELDEASGFTLQWWMWLFIAGAVLAMLALIWYVRKSRRQVDDAVVAPETATTAGTATASDSDQFNDIIFGTQGERE; this is encoded by the coding sequence ATGCACATTACCCAGGCCACCGCGGAACCTAAGCTCGAATCGAGAGCGGAGGCAGCCGCCCGGTCCAAGAAGAACGGCATGCTCATGCCGATTTTTGTGGTGCTCATCGGCATCACCGTGCTTCTCTACCCAGTTATCGCCACGCAGTGGAATAACATTCAGCAACAAGAAGTTGCCAGCGAATACAAGAGTTTCGTAAAAGAAGCGGATACTTCACAGCTGGAGGATTCCCTCAAGCGCGCCCACGAGTACAACAAGAACCGTACAGTGGGGCCGATTCTTGACCCGTGGACAGCCCGCCTGTCTGACGACAACGAGCCTTACAAAGAATATTTGGAGCAGCTCAACCTGTCGGGAACAATGGCACGCATAGTGATCCCCTCAATCCACGTCGACCTGCCCGTTTTCCATGGCACCCGCCCGGACACTCTCGAGCAGGGCGTTGGCCACCTCTTCGGTACCGACCTGCCAATTGGCGGGAAGAATACACACTCGGTACTAACCGGACACACTGGCCTACAGACGGCCACCCTCTTCGACAACCTTAAGAACGTCAAGGAAGGCGACTCCATCTACATCGACGTATACGGGCAGAAGCTGCGCTACGTCGTCTATGGCACAGAAGTAGTCCTACCTGAAGAGGCAGAAAACTTATACAAGGTCGAGAGCAAGGACCTACTGACCTTAATCACCTGCACACCATACGGCATTAACTCCCACCGCCTCCTCGTGCACGCCGAGCGTGCTCCGATGGACGAGCAAGCCGCCCAAGAGCTTGACGAAGCCTCCGGTTTCACTCTCCAGTGGTGGATGTGGTTGTTTATCGCGGGCGCTGTGCTCGCCATGCTTGCCCTGATTTGGTACGTGCGCAAGAGCAGGCGGCAGGTGGACGACGCCGTCGTCGCACCCGAAACCGCAACCACAGCTGGTACTGCCACAGCCAGCGACTCAGACCAATTCAACGACATTATTTTCGGCACCCAAGGAGAGCGTGAATGA
- a CDS encoding DUF6923 family protein, giving the protein MLSRVNRLMSAVAVATLATCLAVGALPALSILPNASAANISPTAPATASTASAGSDFTSSTVAAQTEGNVANDSTIAHNKVVLELNKATVVDGVVAIERTEPGKEFLGHGSALVNGGEVSEDAVASAPVLDKRGVRIAVKLPDGWATGDKLELGYKTFGSDAGAEWKTINDGAQVFALRDDVTQAAEVVDPTFKSEQSVKTIADMVEVPSSEKFDRGSVADVYFFAPANINATKITVKRTTIYNLYAPPTSEFNHDTPNIKVAEFERMYRNEYQPVWDDIRRQGVTVREIDNKTVEISIPQGMKLEKDEYVKITNVFSYRSLGKPDPRNLEITVTGQTQVGGFCQDRARYTFPARPLHQNKNLHLKSVIQDGYGNLVNRDNSSEKYSEKSLKMIAESDGANDPYRVFFAPWRQEYARDVRLTQDQYLKEYVVRHVPYRDPQGKLVDGSKVVDRQGKRELTEEERKNGVNVYVNESLPNGQIRWKSYIARQDNGTGQFHRLGGPKAETGWIVNALAFNPQDNWLYAISQGRLGEDWGRLPNQVIQGDATNYHGRTVVTAEDPCFPSGHLLQINPATGEVHNLGRLTSPTDQFKTGYAFQGQKQRYWPNDLWGGINVGGIDNEGNYYVANGSLSGSGAVYKVNLENVTAEVTANANKWLASMRYQNDWNSVRDRSGRAWSEDWTPLFVPEKTECKPDTGTPCKQRQAGNYMWGISNGWNSQGRVYIERISADDGNLRRWDVTDLQTYAGQSLPVGNQWGRAWSFGNSILGFATSSSGATDKVVRIKVTNPESDNPSFELISVNANAQPSYNSNGTSAVNFEENIVDLKLKKSRKDFVDTDGVNRVQWDLEVKNASESAASSGFTVFDTIPASYRVVRVQAEEKVFDTNSSTSIVGPWSVYLKKGDRGHDVLEGSHGALQAGKAVKLTIIAEPRSGQNLPIECIENVAGVIGIDRDPSTVNANEFGKTMEGGIDKYGDWLKLNGGIFGDLVSDQQCRPTIVVKKQIVEDGKITDEAAGGWAFSAQSDKDNLDLEGQEGFGKESTKVTASEGVEKGTVIWRPKENGQFKLTITEKMTDEQTAAGYGIRPQENAGNAQNAICKLTVKDGQKLARPEMVNVEDQTGAPGFAFSFGDQTMFPEGMNVKTEQRVECTVQNEITNNHIFVRKEAYDPQKSDKIGTLPDLAGAEFAVYELSESISAKPRPKSWEEWEKYIVKAGDGSVEKPVEIKDYRTPIPVKVGKSYIVVETKAPTDGYGRLYSLRPAPIPFTVTTAHGEDATNKRPFSIQMENDLLATASWKVENGNSQKVGMYLTVADVHTGTLPRTGGAGVAWLGGIGGLFVLAGLTWAQRKQRA; this is encoded by the coding sequence ATGTTGTCTCGCGTTAATCGCCTGATGTCGGCTGTCGCTGTGGCGACTCTGGCTACCTGCCTTGCTGTGGGGGCGCTGCCGGCGCTGTCTATTCTTCCGAACGCTTCTGCGGCCAATATTTCACCCACGGCACCAGCCACCGCTTCGACTGCCTCTGCGGGCAGCGACTTCACGAGCTCAACTGTGGCAGCCCAAACCGAAGGCAATGTGGCCAACGATTCCACAATTGCACATAACAAGGTTGTGCTCGAGCTCAATAAGGCAACAGTTGTTGACGGCGTCGTAGCCATTGAGCGCACGGAGCCAGGCAAGGAATTCCTTGGCCACGGTTCGGCGCTCGTCAATGGTGGTGAGGTTTCCGAGGATGCTGTTGCGTCTGCGCCAGTATTGGACAAGCGTGGCGTTCGCATCGCGGTCAAGCTGCCTGACGGCTGGGCGACCGGTGACAAGCTCGAATTGGGCTACAAGACCTTCGGGTCTGACGCCGGCGCCGAGTGGAAGACCATCAACGACGGCGCCCAGGTGTTCGCGCTCCGCGACGACGTGACGCAGGCAGCTGAGGTGGTAGATCCAACCTTTAAGTCCGAGCAAAGTGTCAAAACAATAGCCGATATGGTAGAGGTGCCCTCTTCGGAAAAGTTTGATCGCGGCTCTGTTGCTGATGTCTATTTCTTTGCGCCGGCTAATATCAACGCAACCAAAATTACGGTTAAGCGCACAACGATATACAATCTTTACGCCCCTCCAACTTCGGAGTTCAATCACGATACACCCAACATCAAGGTCGCAGAGTTTGAGCGCATGTATCGCAACGAGTATCAGCCGGTATGGGATGATATTCGCCGTCAAGGAGTCACTGTTCGTGAAATCGACAACAAGACGGTGGAGATTTCCATTCCTCAGGGGATGAAGCTGGAAAAGGACGAGTACGTCAAAATTACCAATGTGTTTTCTTATCGTTCCCTGGGCAAGCCAGATCCAAGAAATCTCGAGATTACGGTGACTGGTCAAACCCAAGTCGGTGGATTCTGTCAAGATCGTGCACGTTACACATTCCCGGCGCGGCCGCTGCATCAAAACAAGAATTTGCACTTGAAATCTGTCATTCAAGATGGGTATGGCAACCTTGTTAATCGGGACAATAGTTCCGAGAAATATTCCGAAAAATCGTTGAAGATGATCGCTGAGAGTGATGGAGCAAATGATCCTTATCGGGTATTCTTTGCCCCGTGGCGCCAAGAGTACGCAAGAGATGTCCGTCTTACTCAGGACCAGTACTTGAAAGAGTATGTGGTAAGACACGTGCCGTATCGCGATCCGCAAGGCAAATTGGTTGACGGTTCAAAAGTTGTAGACCGCCAGGGCAAACGTGAACTTACCGAAGAGGAACGCAAAAATGGCGTCAATGTCTATGTGAACGAATCTTTACCCAACGGACAGATTCGTTGGAAGTCTTACATTGCACGCCAAGACAACGGCACAGGTCAATTCCATCGGCTAGGCGGCCCCAAAGCGGAGACTGGTTGGATTGTCAATGCACTCGCATTCAATCCCCAGGACAACTGGCTCTACGCCATTAGTCAGGGACGGCTTGGCGAAGACTGGGGGCGTCTACCCAACCAAGTAATTCAGGGGGATGCGACTAACTACCATGGGCGTACTGTGGTTACCGCAGAAGATCCATGTTTTCCTTCTGGTCACCTGCTGCAGATCAATCCAGCGACCGGTGAGGTCCATAACCTTGGCCGCTTAACCTCGCCGACGGATCAATTCAAGACGGGCTACGCTTTCCAAGGGCAGAAACAAAGATACTGGCCGAACGATCTATGGGGTGGTATCAATGTTGGCGGCATTGATAACGAAGGGAATTACTACGTGGCCAACGGCTCCCTTTCAGGTAGTGGCGCTGTTTACAAGGTCAACCTAGAAAATGTGACTGCGGAAGTAACAGCGAACGCTAATAAGTGGTTGGCTTCAATGCGTTACCAAAATGATTGGAACTCTGTAAGGGATCGATCTGGTCGAGCATGGTCAGAAGACTGGACGCCGCTCTTCGTTCCCGAGAAAACGGAATGCAAACCTGACACGGGCACCCCATGCAAGCAACGCCAGGCAGGTAATTATATGTGGGGCATCTCTAACGGGTGGAATTCCCAGGGCCGCGTATACATCGAGAGAATTAGTGCCGACGACGGTAATTTGCGGCGGTGGGATGTGACAGATTTGCAGACCTATGCTGGGCAGAGCCTACCTGTAGGAAACCAATGGGGCCGAGCGTGGAGTTTTGGCAACAGCATCCTAGGCTTTGCAACGTCCAGCTCGGGAGCTACCGATAAAGTTGTGAGGATAAAGGTAACTAATCCTGAGAGTGATAACCCCTCTTTCGAGCTTATCTCGGTTAATGCAAATGCACAGCCCTCCTACAACTCGAATGGTACGAGTGCCGTGAATTTCGAAGAAAATATCGTGGACCTCAAACTTAAGAAATCCCGAAAGGATTTTGTCGACACAGATGGTGTAAATCGAGTCCAGTGGGACCTCGAAGTAAAGAATGCCAGTGAAAGCGCAGCTAGCTCAGGTTTCACCGTATTCGACACGATTCCTGCAAGTTATAGGGTGGTACGAGTTCAAGCCGAAGAGAAAGTATTTGATACCAACAGCAGTACGTCGATTGTCGGCCCATGGTCTGTTTATCTAAAGAAGGGGGATCGAGGCCATGACGTCCTCGAAGGATCCCATGGTGCGTTACAGGCAGGAAAAGCAGTAAAGCTCACGATTATCGCAGAACCAAGGAGTGGCCAAAATTTGCCTATCGAGTGTATCGAAAATGTTGCGGGTGTCATTGGAATTGATCGTGATCCATCAACCGTGAATGCCAATGAGTTTGGCAAGACAATGGAAGGTGGGATTGACAAATATGGTGACTGGCTCAAACTGAATGGCGGAATCTTTGGCGATCTTGTATCCGACCAGCAATGCCGGCCCACGATTGTTGTCAAGAAGCAAATCGTTGAGGACGGAAAGATAACTGATGAAGCTGCTGGGGGATGGGCCTTCAGCGCTCAGTCCGACAAGGATAACCTTGATCTAGAAGGGCAAGAAGGCTTTGGAAAGGAATCCACCAAAGTCACGGCCTCTGAAGGTGTTGAAAAAGGTACCGTCATTTGGCGACCGAAAGAAAATGGTCAGTTTAAACTGACGATCACGGAAAAAATGACCGATGAACAGACAGCTGCAGGGTACGGCATTCGACCTCAGGAAAACGCTGGTAATGCTCAAAATGCTATCTGTAAGTTGACTGTCAAGGACGGCCAGAAACTCGCTCGACCAGAGATGGTTAACGTCGAGGATCAAACTGGCGCACCCGGATTCGCATTCTCCTTTGGTGACCAAACAATGTTCCCCGAAGGGATGAATGTCAAGACAGAGCAACGCGTTGAGTGCACGGTTCAGAATGAAATAACCAACAATCACATCTTTGTCCGCAAGGAGGCCTACGATCCTCAAAAATCCGACAAGATCGGCACCCTTCCCGATCTCGCCGGAGCCGAATTCGCGGTGTATGAGCTCAGCGAAAGCATCTCCGCGAAGCCACGCCCGAAGTCATGGGAAGAATGGGAAAAATACATAGTCAAGGCAGGCGATGGCTCTGTTGAAAAACCCGTTGAGATCAAAGATTATCGCACACCGATTCCGGTAAAAGTCGGGAAGTCATACATTGTCGTCGAGACCAAGGCACCCACTGATGGCTATGGTCGACTGTACAGTTTGCGTCCTGCACCTATTCCTTTCACAGTGACGACGGCACACGGCGAAGACGCAACGAACAAACGCCCGTTCTCAATCCAAATGGAAAACGATCTTCTGGCAACAGCCAGCTGGAAGGTCGAGAACGGCAATTCGCAGAAAGTTGGTATGTATTTGACAGTTGCGGATGTTCACACCGGTACTTTGCCGCGCACCGGCGGCGCCGGTGTCGCCTGGCTCGGCGGCATCGGAGGACTATTCGTACTGGCAGGGCTCACCTGGGCACAACGCAAACAGCGCGCCTAG
- a CDS encoding GlsB/YeaQ/YmgE family stress response membrane protein has protein sequence MFNIIGTIIFGAVIGFLARFIRKDAPISVLATVALGVAGVVVGNIVLQLFSYPANTPGIDWIRWAVATLFAIVFIGMYLGAGGKKR, from the coding sequence ATGTTTAATATCATTGGCACTATTATTTTCGGTGCAGTTATCGGTTTCCTGGCTCGTTTCATCCGTAAGGATGCCCCGATCTCGGTTCTGGCGACTGTTGCACTTGGCGTTGCTGGCGTGGTCGTCGGCAACATCGTCCTCCAGCTCTTTAGCTACCCGGCCAACACGCCCGGTATTGACTGGATCCGCTGGGCAGTAGCCACGCTCTTCGCTATCGTTTTCATCGGGATGTACCTCGGTGCGGGCGGCAAGAAGCGTTAA